In one Silene latifolia isolate original U9 population chromosome 10, ASM4854445v1, whole genome shotgun sequence genomic region, the following are encoded:
- the LOC141606098 gene encoding SART-1 family protein DOT2 encodes MGTDLSESRRERSEERRRGDSLLRKSVEVDDPEECDKEKIKDRSKHRSKDKNKSGREEKDHRSRDKDRSKTKDGREKEVKESGKVRTSSKEKRKEGIEEHEKDRAKDKGREKEPERDKHRGKAHDRDEDRDRKRDRDRDRENEPESDRGPQKEREKEKGKEKERPKEKGRDRDRGKDREREKEKEKTREREKEREQDKNKDTHLLDREKDKDYIKEKERELNHGKERLSRRSRDDHDRDNDEGKDPKTKGDSDYTRDRDSHNQGKTSLEEVDAVHIKQGDYVEDSSAAQNQSRKEIEERISKMKEERMKRKSDGTSEILSWVNKSRKLEDKIPSERQKAKQRSKILDEQDTVDDDDDEGFSRSKGATDSLAGVKVLHGFDKVLEGGSVVLTLKDQEILADGDINENLDMLENVEIGEQKRRNEAYKAGKKNAGMYEDKFNDQPGEEKKMLPQYDDPTEEEGVTLDVAGRFTADKKIEELRRKLQIPSLNNQVEDLNSSVRTSSDYYTPEEMLQFRKPKKKKSLRKKEKLDLDALEAEAIAEGLGVSDLRSRSDSKGQIAKEEQERAEAKRRSTVFQAAFARADEASRALRTEQTLPTVKEEDDAEVFADDDEDLQKSLERARKLALKKQTEKAPTGPEAIARLAASAASTQSVDVQNSTSGDALENKVVFTEMEEFVWGLQLDEDTQKPDHEDVFMEEDEAPKMSEEKKDETSDWTEILESGTNEPSMTEVKEEMVPDDTIHEAPVGKGLSGALKLLKDRGALKETTEWGGRNTDKKKSKLVGIHDDEGPKEIHLERRDEFGRILTPKEAFRLISHKFHGKGPGKGKQEKRMKQYQDEQRLKQMTSSDVLPQSVERMREAQLQSRTPYLVLSGNVRPGQTSDPRSGFATVEKEVTGSLTPMLGDAKVEHFLGIKRKADDGAGSSKKQKK; translated from the exons ATGGGTACTGACTTGTCTGAGTCCAGGCGTGAAAGAAGTGAGGAGAGGCGCCGGGGTGATTCTCTGTTGAGAAAGTCCGTCGAAGTAGATGATCCGGAAGAGTGTGATAAAGAAAAAATTAAAGATAGAAGCAAACACAGAAGTAAGGACAAGAACAAAAGTGGGAGAGAAGAGAAGGATCATAGAAGCAGAGACAAGGATCGATCAAAAACTAAGGATGGTAGGGAAAAGGAGGTTAAGGAGTCTGGAAAAGTTAGAACATCTAGCAAGGAAAAGAGGAAAGAAGGAATAGAAGAGCATGAAAAGGATAGAGCAAAAGACAAAGGAAGGGAAAAAGAACCTGAGAGAGATAAGCATAGAGGGAAAGCCCATGATAGAGATGAGGACAGAGACAGGAAAAGAGATCGTGATAGAGATCGTGAAAATGAACCCGAGAGTGATCGAGGTCCACAGaaggagagagagaaagaaaagggCAAGGAGAAGGAGAGACCAAAGGAAAAAGGAAGAGACAGAGACAGGGGAAAAGATAGAGAAAGggaaaaggagaaagaaaagACCAGAGAGAGGGAGAAAGAACGAGAACAAGATAAGAATAAGGATACACATTTGCTTGATAGGGAGAAAGATAAAGATTACATTAAGGAAAAAGAGAGGGAGCTAAATCATGGCAAGGAGAGGTTGAGTAGGAGGAGTCGTGACGATCATGATCGCGATAATGATGAGGGAAAAGATCCTAAGACTAAAGGCGATAGTGATTACACCAGAGACAGAGATTCTCATAACCAAGGCAAGACTTCTTTGGAAGAGGTAGATGCTGTTCACATCAAACAAGGAGACTATGTGGAGGATTCATCAGCTGCTCAAAATCAGTCACGAAAGGAAATTGAAGAACGAATCTCAAAAATGAAAGAAGAACGAATGAAAAGGAAATCTGATGGCACCTCTGAGATCTTATCATGGGTCAATAAGAGTCGAAAACTTGAGGATAAGATCCCGTCTGAACGACAGAAAGCAAAGCAAAGGTCTAAGATTTTGGATGAGCAGGAtactgttgatgatgatgatgatgaagggtTCTCTAGAAGTAAAGGGGCTACTGATTCCTTGGCAGGAGTGAAGGTTCTTCATGGATTTGACAAAGTCTTGGAAGGAGGCTCAGTTGTTTTGACACTTAAAGATCAAGAAATACTTGCAGATGGTGATATAAATGAAAATTTGGACATGCTTGAAAATGTGGAAATTGGAGAGCAGAAGCGCAGGAATGAAGCTTACAAAGCTGGGAAGAAAAATGCAGGAATGTATGAAGACAAGTTTAATGATCAGCCAGGTGAAGAGAAAAAGATGCTGCCACAATATGATGATCCAACTGAGGAAGAAGGGGTGACTTTGGATGTTGCAGGTCGCTTCACTGCTGATAAGAAAATTGAAGAGCTTCGCAGAAAGCTTCAGATCCCTTCTCTCAATAATCAAGTTGAGGATCTTAATTCATCTGTTAGAACCTCATCAGACTACTATACTCCTGAAGAAATGCTTCAGTTCAGGAAACCCAAGAAAAAGAAGTCTTTACGGAAAAAGGAGAAACTTGATCTTGACGCCCTTGAGGCAGAAGCAATAGCTGAAGGATTGGGTGTTTCAGATCTCCGTTCACGCAGTGATAGTAAAGGTCAAATTGCTAAAGAGGAACAAGAAAGAGCAGAGGCCAAAAGACGAAGTACTGTTTTTCAAGCTGCCTTTGCCAGAGCAGATGAGGCATCTAGGGCGCTTCGCACCGAGCAAACTCTTCCTACTGTCAAGGAAGAGGATGATGCTGAAGTTTTTGCTGATGATGACGAGGATCTGCAGAAGTCCTTGGAAAGAGCTAGAAAACTAGCTTTAAAAAAACAAACCGAGAAAGCACCTACTGGGCCAGAGGCCATTGCACGCCTGGCGGCGTCAGCTGCAAGCACTCAGTCTGTTGATGTTCAAAATTCAACTTCAGGAGATGCTTTAGAAAACAAAGTTGTCTTCACTGAAATGGAGGAGTTCGTCTGGGGTCTTCAACTTGATGAAG ATACTCAAAAGCCAGACCATGAAGATGTGTTTATGGAGGAAGACGAAGCCCCAAAAATGTCCGAGGAAAAAAAGGATGAGACCAGTGATTGGACAGAAATCTTAGAATCTGGAACTAATGAACCCTCCATGACTGAAGTTAAAGAGGAAATGGTTCCAGATGATACTATCCATGAAGCTCCTGTAGGGAAAGGATTGTCTGGTGCTCTTAAACTGCTAAAAGATCGGGGTGCTCTTAAAGAAACAACGGAATGGGGTGGCAGAAACACGGACAAGAAGAAAAGTAAATTGGTTGGGATACATGATGACGAAGGACCTAAGGAGATACACTTGGAGAGGAGAGATGAGTTTGGAAGAATT CTGACTCCGAAAGAAGCCTTCCGTCTGATTTCTCACAAGTTTCATGGAAAAGGGCCTGGAAAAGGGAAGCAGGAAAAACGAATGAAGCAGTACCAAGACGAACAAAGGTTAAAGCAAATGACTTCTTCAGATGTTCTTCCACAGTCTGTGGAGAGAATGCGAGAGGCTCAGTTGCAATCAAGAACACCGTATCTTGTTCTCAGTGGGAATGTTAGACCTGG GCAAACAAGTGATCCTAGGAGTGGATTTGCAACTGTTGAGAAAGAAGTCACTGGAAGCTTGACGCCCATGCTTGGGGATGCGAag GTTGAGCATTTTCTAGGAATCAAGCGGAAGGCTGACGATGGAGCTGGTTCATCAAAGAAGCAAAAAAAGTGA